The genomic segment TGTCCTATCGTAGGAGAGTGATGGCAAGGCCAGCTGTCTTTATCTGACTGCACACAGACTCCCCATCAGTCACAAACCCAGAGTAACCAGATTCCCGCAGGTGCCTGGTCCCGGGCACCAGAACCAGTCAGGAACAAATTTAAGACACTTAGGAGATGGCCTTGCCCGCAGCCGCCATGCTCAAGCTTTCACCGCAGAATGCtggctgctgtgccacagggacaCTATTTGCTGTCAATGCTCCGAGGaagcccagcctctgcctgttTTTCTCAACAATGCAGCGGTTCCCGTGAGTTCTGAGGCTTCTAGAGTCAGCTCCCTTTTCTCTCCTGAGAAGATGGCATCCTGTCCTCAAAGCCGAGAAGTTTAAGCACGAATATTTGAAGGCAAGTTTCCATGTTGGAAGAAGCAAATTTCCTACTTTGCCTCATTATTGTCACTTTCCTGATAATCTATACCAGAACttccaacagaaatataatgtgagccacatacccaattttaaatttgtaggagctaccttaaaaagtaaaagggaacatgtgaagttaattttaataatagatgtgattttatttaataatagatGAGATTTTCAACGtctcaaaatattactgctttaAGACGTAACAAACATTAAAAACTGTTGAAAGAGCTATTTTGCAtccttttttgggttttgtttttgtacagTTTACACtcacagcacatctcaattcTGACTACGGCCACATTTCCAGGGCCCCATGGCCCCATGTGGTCACTGGCTATGGGATTGGACACCACCAGTCTAGAGTTTGGGGAAAACtagacatttctctttttatgttgCATCGGGTATTCGTTTGCTCTCGGGGCGGGCCACATGGCATTCGTGGATTATATATGGCAAGTCCTTTACTTTGGCTCTACTTCTGGGTCAGCTCACGATTGCagttttaactttctctttcaatACTGCCCATCGAGCTTCCCTTGGCGATTTCTTAGTAAAGTGATCTTTCAAGCTTCAGGATGCGAACACCCCCTTTAGGACAGAGATAATCAACCCACCCAGAACTCTTAACTTGGAAAACAGACACCACTGGCGGAGACTGTCGAGCAATCCCAGCTTCCTTGACTCAGACTAGATtacacctccacccccacctccctgcaccaGTGTAGCTGCTTAATTGGTTTTTAAATCAATGTCACTATTCAGTAAAACATGCCCAAATGTCCAGTTATCACCACCTGCAGTCATAGGAACGCCATTCCTTCACATAAGATATATTTGGAAGCTGGAACTGGGCTTTGTCAACAAGGGGTGGCCGCAGAGCTAAGGTTTAAAAGGTGGGACTGGAATTAGAAAGCAACTGAAGCTTCAGACATCAATCCAGATAAAAGTGATTTCTTCTGTTAGACAAGACGAACTCACCTGTGGCCAGAGTCCGCTTATCTGGAGTAAATAAATCGATTTCTATAAACTCATCCGCTGTGTTTGCAGTTAGGGAAGCTGGTTATTGCATCCTTCCCCCTGGATCAGTGAAGGGGAAATAAAGTGTTGACTCTACACACAGTCTCAGATCTTCGGGATAGCATGACGGCCTGAGCAAAAGAAATATGCTCTTCCGTCTCAGCTGGAGAAGTAAGGACAAGGAGGAAACAGGACGGCAGGGAGGGGTGGTCAAGGCAGCTGGGATTCCAGGCACCCTGTCTCCCCGGCGCTTCTCCAGCAGGGGCTGAACTGCAGGTGAAAATATAAACCCCCTGGCCTGCAGTTGCCACGGGCAATAATGAAGGTGTGGCATTCATTCAAGAGCACTCACTGGGAACCTCTCGGCTTTTCTAGGTGGACAGCATACAGTCGACACAGGAAAACCTGGCTCCCAGGGGAAAGGAGTGATGCTCCAGCTTTGGGGGAACCCTGTGTAGACTCTGAACATGCGGAACCGGACCCGCTTTAGTCCTACCCAGAGAATTTCTTCTCTCTGCTTGTATTGAATACCCGGAACCCTTGATGCCCCATCCCGCCCCTCTTCCTAGTTGTTCTGGCTCTAACCCAGACCTACCTGCTTGAGGAGACGAGACGGCCCAGGATGGCTGTTCCTTCTGTTTACTGCACCATCTGGCCCAGCCCCTCAGAGGCTATTTTTATGGCCCTGAACTTCCCGCTGtccctcccgcccccagcccacAGGGGCTAAGAGCCGTTTAGACACCTGAACCCTGGGCACAGGCCCATTCCTCTGAGGcgggaggaaggatggggaggagagagaagcagtGAGGGAGGCGcgggaggaaagaaggggaaagagcGGAGCAGAGAAAACACAGAGAATGGAATCCAATATGGGATTTGTGATGAATTCAGAGTGTTCAACCAGGAAAACCCGGCGGggaagggatggggtggggggaggggggacagaggCATCTACGAGAGCAGGGTAtgtaagtttgaaaaataaatatttctagacttaagacagagagaaatttatttcGGCCATGAAGTGTACACTTCAAATTACGTTTCAATAACAATTTAGTATTATCCTTAAAAGCGGTCTTTTCCTTATGCTGAATGCATCCGAAAAGGCCAAGAAGTGTAACGTGCTGTAGAGACCTCATTTCCCTTATTACCCACAATGCAGTGGCGTGGTGAGAAATAGGAATGAACAAGTGAAACGTTTAATGTTCGTGATAGGACATGATAAGAGCATCACTCATGGATACGAATAGGTTTCACTGAATACAGGCGGAAGTAAAGGGGAAATGCCTTAGAAAGCTTCTGGGGATGAGACATAGGTGTGAGGGGGCTGCAGAGGCTGCTGAGGCACGGTGCCCTGTCTCTCCCACCCCCAAGGTCTGGGTCCCaggactggggctgcaggtgcggtccaGAGGGTGGGGCGGAGCTACGCAGAGACTCTCTCTCTCGTGCTTGGGACATCTCCATGTCTTCTGAAGGGAAACTTGGGTTGGAGAGCAAGTTTCTTGCCCCATCGGGACAAGCTAGTCCTGACCATAGGTAATACCCAAAGGCAGAGATAATCCTGCTGTACGTATCCTTCCACCTCTGGCACCTCTTTCTGCTGCCTGTTCTATGTCTGGTCGTGGCGCCAGAAGCAAAGACAGAGAACTCTCAGGAAGAGTCTAAACTGGGAAGGGTAACCAGTCAAAGAAAGCGAACCGTGGCAGGCAAGACAGAGGTCGACCAAGGCGGTGGCACCAGCGAACGAAACCATCCCTCTCTTCCCCAGAGAACATTTCAGAAGCAGAGACTGAGAACACAGCAGCTTTTCCCAGCTGAAGGGCCACGTCAAGGCTGGTTCCGAGAGAAGCTGCAGGAGCCCAGAAGGAAACCTGGGATAAAATTAGGACTCCATGGAATCGGAGAGGAATGATAGATACCTAGCGTCATGGGCTCTATTTATGTCTCTGGTTATGTTACAGGTAAAATAGAGAGTGATATTCCTTTGTGCTGGCCGGGGCTGAGGTTGCAAAGCAGCCAAGCCCCTGCACATAAGTCAATAAGATGAGATACTAAGACAGCTGCCTGGGTGGGCTGAGGGCAGACTGCTGCTTCATGACTGGTGTGTCCGAACCTGCCTTGCTCCAAGTAATAGTAGAACCCAGAGAGCTTCAAAGGGTGTGAGTGTTGGGGTGGTACCAAGGCCACTCATCACCAGTGGCCGTCATTTGGAGTCCCAGAAGATACGCTTATAGGGGgctgttgcgagacatgtttttataatattttcttagcctctttgctgaaaactccatcttgttcttccttactttgtcccatcttcctgTTTGAGAAACAGTCAgggtgctggtaaatgacttaagcttaagaacaaagacctaagggcatgggtttttcgcggggtcagctgaatgaggacataatacattggtctaggcatgcctgacctgtgcagattggcacgccatttgcacaagcatgatatgtcctctaaagaataagagaaagaggaacctcatggccaagtggtttatgagtggtcattaacagaatatgcattagaaaagagaaccaaggtgcaaacctaggcacccagggttgccacaagtAAGCATGtcttttgcagaagcacagtgaggattctctgaaatgctatgcatagatagctcactcaaatgctaatgattcttaaatgcctaaagtttagagtaaaaggtTTAACCATTTACcggctaagtgacttttaaaattaaaaaaaaaaaaaaaaggagttcccctcctggcgcagtggttaacgaatccgactaggaaccatgaggttgcgggttcagtccctgcccttgctcagtgggttaaagatccggcgtagccgtgagctgtggtgtaggttgcagacgcggctcggatcctgcattgctgtggctctggtgtaggccggtggctacagctccgaattcgacccctagcctgggaacctccatatgccgtgggaggggccaagaaatagcaacaacaacaaaagacaaaaaaaaaaaacctataccctgcacctacaacccccttttcccTTGAGGTCATCCTCCAGAGCACAATAACAGCAGTGTTGtctcttgaggcagggctcttggtccctgagaccttgaggcccctggttcccaccttaacttaaaataaatgtctctgcCTCTTGtttcatgttaactttttcccttaagttccatagcacccaaTCTTTATCCCCATCCTGCTGACCTGGTCTCAGAAGGGGGCCTCATGACACACCCAGACTGAAACAGATATGAATAGAAAACATGCAGTTGACCGTTTCTTGGGGCATCCAGTAGTTTGAACATTCGCAAACACACACTTTTCTCAAGAGAATAAACTAGAAGTCAAAGGGACAGAGCATAGGAACAGAGCAGGACAAAAACGGCATGCCTGGGAGAGAGTGATCTGCCTCCTAGTCAGAGGGCAGCAGGAAGCAGTGGGCTTAGGAGAATGATAACAACCACCACGCAGTGACTGTCGAGATAATTTGGTGTGTGTACTGAAAGAAagtactgaaaaaagaaaatgttcgtGCTGTAGtttattcatcctttaaaatgACAACAAGAAGTAAGGAGCGGGTGCAGAGACGGAAAGTCTTCACAAGCATCTGGGAGGATCTGAGAGCCAGAAAATGGCACGTCTACACAGGCGCCAGAGAGGAGAGTCAGGGGTGTTTAGGGTATAGCTCTCCACCCCAAGACCAGGGTTCTGGAGTAAACGTCTACACTCCACCCAATTCACCTTCTCCAGTGAAAAAGCCACGTGGGGCTCTGCCAGGCTGAGTCGGGAGACAGGCGAGGAAATGGGGTCCTAGTAAATCGGGGGACAAGAAGGGGTTTGGAAGGTTATGCATATATTCTGTTTCTCAGGGGTCAAACGCTCCCACTCGAATCCACTCCGTTGGGCTAAGGGTTGGGAGACCCTCAGTCACGGCTTTGGTAGGGAAAAGATTCCCAAATAACCACAGACTCCAGGAGAGGGAGGTTCTGCTCTGGAACCACGGGAAGCAAAGATGCACGGAAGAAGGTTTTCATTAAGAATATTAAGACGAGGCGAATCCGAATTCATTCCAGGATTAAAAAGGGAAAGGTCTTTTCCAACATACAAATAAGTCCTGACCTGCATTGACAACCCCAGAGGTGGATGTGCTCTGAGGTGCCTCTCAGAACCTGCTCAGCAGCTTCTGGATTCCCTGCTTGACCTCCTTGGTCCTCACCCCATAAACAATGGGGTTCAGCGCTGGGGGGATGAGGTGGTGCAGGATGTTGAGCAGGATGGGGACGTCCGGGGGAATCCTCCTCCTGGCCAGGTTGGTGATGACCAGGACCAGCAGCACCGTGctgaagaagaggatgaggatgaggtggGAACCACAGGTGCTCAGGGCCTTGGTGGCTGCTCCCTCAGCCCTGAGCCTCAGCACAGCTTTCAGGATGAAGGAGTAAGAGAGGACAACAAGGACGAGGTCAGAGCCCAGAAGGGTCCAGCCGGCCACGAACTGGTAGAGCCGATTGAAGGTGATGTCATCACAGGAGAGCTTGGACACGGAGAGGTTAGTGCAGATGCAGTTCTGGATGACCTTCTCTGCACAGTATCTGAGTCGCGAAGAAAGGACGggaacaggaagagaaaataggccATTCCGGGCCACAACAAAGATGGCGGCTCTGGCGACAAACTGGTCAGTGATGATGGATGGGTACCTcagagggtggcagatggccacatagcggtcgtAGGCCATGACCATGAAGGTGCAGGATTCCATAGTCAGGAAGCTGTTCATGATGAACATCTGAAGAAAGCAGGCAAAGAAGCTGATGGCCCTGAGGTCAAACCAGAAGATGGCCAGGACCTTGGGGATGACGGTGAGACAGAGCACCATgtccagcagggagaggaggctgagcaGGTAGTACATGGGCTGGTGCAGAGAGGCCTCCAGCCGGATGGTGACCAGGAGGGTGGCGTTGGCCCCCAtggccaggaggaagaggaggctgaggggcagggacAGCCAGTGCTGCCAGCTCTGGTAGTTAGGGAAGCAGATGAGGAGGAATTCGGAGACCGGAGCAGAGGAGTGGTTGCCGGGTGATGCCATGTAATGGACCTGATCACGCTGGAAATTCAGAGTCCTTAAAATGCAGGACAGAATGTGTCACCATGGGGAGTGTGCATTATAAACACAATAGAACTcgagtttccactgtgactctTAACTTGTCCCCACGAAATTTTCAAATCACCAATATCATTAATCATCGGggagcaccaccaccaccactctgtGTACTAAGCATTACGTTAACTGTGTATATTCATCATCTCATGTCAtccttttaaaaagagttaaCAATTGTTACCATTGTTACCCTATTTTCACAGATCATGAAAGGGTAGAGATAAAGGGAGCAGAATAGGTTGATCAAAATTAGAGATCCCAAATTTAATAGTGGTCAAAATTAGACAGCCAGAGCATAGTGAAGCCAAGACCGAGAACCAGGGACTCTGACTCTAGAGGCCCTGCTTCCACCCCTGCACACGATGCAGCCTCAGCAAGCACAGTGACTTCACCaagcgccccctcccccggccctcaGAGTTTAGAAGGGACCGCTGTGTAGAGACCCGTGCTCGGCTGACTCTAGAAAAGCCCAGCCCTCTGCTCTGTGCCACTGGACAGCGACTGACTTCACGAGCCTCTCTTTCCACTACTGAGGAAACATGAGATTAGAGGGGGAGCAGCCCCTGACCCCCAAGGACAACACTTTCTTCCAGCCCCAAAGAGGATTCCACTTTAAAGGCACAAGGTTTATCATTCCCTTCCTGGATTATTTGCTCTTGTTTCTCCTGGTGACGCTTCAAGGGGCTTTCTTTGGTTTGAGTCCTTTAGAAAGAATTGAGAATTTCCTCTTCCGGTGACAGAGGCCGTCGATACTGTGGGTACACCAGGAGGTTCACCAAAAGTATGAAGACTTTCACTGTGAATGTCCTAGACTTTCCAAATACAGattataccacacacacacacgcacatttcTACTCATTGGATGGCTTTAAGAAATCAATGATTCAGGAGTCATATCTGGGGTATCATGTCTATTCTGTACTACCATTTGGGATTAGAAAAACTATTCCTAGTGTGAGTCAGAGAAATAAGGATAGAAAACATGCCCTCCTTTTCTGAAAAGGCTTCTCCTTTCCAATAACCTCACGTTCTAGATCCTCAAAGTGACTCAAACTACttgaaagggaaagagaatagtttgcatctgctcaggTCTTGCTAGGCATACAAATGTGTAACATGGATTAAATAAAAAGTCATCTTCTGGGAGATTAAGTAATTCAGGAAACTTGACTTACAAACACTTATAATACAGTGTGGTTGTGGCTCTGGTAAGAATGATCTGAAAATGGTGGGAAAGAGACAAAAGTATAAGTGAATGAAGTAATGAGCTATGATTGAAAAGTTGGCCTCAGACGGCCGTGAATTCCAAGTCTGGCTTTTATACTCACTCTGTGCTCCTGACAGTTGTCTAAACACTGTGATACCGAGATTTCTTGCTTATGAACCAGATAAATGATATTCTATGAATGAGAGTCTTTGAGCCTATAGAAGTTTAGTGCCCACAAACCTTGCATGGCACAGAAGGACTCAGCCTCAGCGCTGAGTGAATCACAGCTGCCACTCACCCTTGTACCAGGAGCTCAGCATCTTGGCTGGGTCGGCCTCCACACCAGGCCCTGTTCAAAGAGGCTCAGCTCATTTTCGTTCCAGCCGCCTGGACTCGCCTCCTCCCCTCGCTGTCTCCTTCCTCACAAAGTTCCTGGCCCCAGCTCGAGATTTACCAGCTTCAGAAGTTTGTGCAGCTGCTCTTTCCTGCTCTTGCAAGAGCACCGAACTGGCCCCACCAGAGGCTGTGGAGGCTGCTTTTATGGACTCTGATTCCACGAGGCCCCTTCCATCCCCACTGCTCACAGGGGTGGGTGTTCTGGTTAGACATCTGGACCTGAAGCCCTAAGGTCTATTTCTCCAGAGAGTACATAATAAAAGGCTTAATTCGCAGGAGAGATCAAAGGCTCTTGGggtctaaagaaagaaaagacccccccccccgccaccaccaaCTTAAGCCTCCAGCTTTCTCTTCCTGATAGCACCGTGATCTGAGAGTGGAGGATTATTCACTTACAGAAATCTCTGGAAGTGGCatttgcacactgaggtatatggaatgactggccaacaagaccaacagggacctgctctaTACCGCAGTGAACTCTACCAGAGgctctgtgatcatctatgtaggaaaagaatttgaaagagaaccGATGcatgtacatgtacaactgaatcacttttttgtacagcagaaatgatcataacattgtaaatcaactatgctttacaatgaataatcttttaaaaatgaaaaaaattaaaatttaagtatatatacatgtatatatatatagtcttttgtccttttagggccacacctgcggcacatggaggttcccaggctaggggtcgaatcggagctgtagccgctggcctacaccacagccactgcaacccgGGATccagccacgtctgaaacctacaccacagctcatggcaatgccagatccttaacccactgagcaaggccgggattgaacccacaacctcatggttcctagtcagattcatttctgctgcgccatgatgagaattcctaaaaaacatgtttttatttttttaatttaagtaacTTTTTTAAAGTGACAATTGAGCTGGATAAAAATTTGAAGATTGACAATAATGTTACACACATCTTCTTTGAATAATTTGCAAAAATGATAtgcaaaacacataaaaatgtgttatatgtaacatgcatgtgtgtatataatgcatatatgtatacattacgcTTGTAGGGAGCCTCATGACACACCCAGACTGAAACAAATATGAATGGAACTCGTCCAATTGACCCTTTCTTGGGGCATCCAGTAGTTTGAACATTCGCAAACACACACTTTTCTCAAGAGAATAAACTAGAAGTCAAAATGACCAGAGGGACAGAGCAGGACGAAAACGGCATGCCTGGGAGAGAGTGATCTGCCTCCTAGTCAGAGGGCAGCAGGAAGCAGTGGGCTTAGGAGAATGATAACAACCACCACGCAGTGACTGTCGAGATAATTTGGTGTGTGTACTGAAAGAaagtactgaaaaagaaaatgttcgtGCTGTAGtttattcatcctttaaaatgACAACAAGAAGTAAGGAGCGGGTGCAGAGACGGAAAGTCTTCACAAGCATCTGGGAGGATCTGAGAGCCAGAAAATGGCACGTCTACACAGGCGCCAGAGAGGAGAGTCAGGGGTGTTTAGGGTATAGCTCTCCACCCCAAGACCAGGGTTCTGGAGTAAACGTCTACACTCCACCCAATTCACCTTCTCCAGTGAAAAAGCCACGTGGGGCTCTGCCAGGCTGAGTCGGGAGACAGGCGAGGAAATGGGGTCCTAGTAAATCGGGGGACAAGAAGGGGTTTGGAAGGTTATGCATATATTCTGTTTCTCAGGGGTCAAACGCTCCCACTCGAATCCACTCCGTTGGGCTAAGGGTTGGGAGACCCTCAGTCACGGCTTTGGTAGGGAAAAGATTCCCAAATAACCACAGACTCCAGGAGAGGGAGGTTCTGCTCTGGAACCACGGGAAGCAAAGATGCACGGAAGAAGGTTTTCATTAAGAATATTAAGACGAGGCGAATCCGAATTCATTCCAGGATTAAAAAGGGAAAGGTCTTTTCCAACATACAAATAAGTCCTGACCTGCATTGACAACCCCAGAGGTGGATGTGCTCTGAGGTGCCTCTCAGAACCTGCTCAGCAGCTTCTGGATTCCCTGCTTGATCTCCTTGGTCCTCACCCCGTAAACAATGGGGTTCAGCGCTGGGGGGATGAGGTGGTGCAGGATGTTGAGCAGGATGGGGACGTCCGGGGGAATCCTCCTCCTGGCCAGGTTGGTGATGACCAGGACCAGCAGCACCGTGctgaagaagaggatgaggatgaggtggGAACCACAGGTGCTCAGGGCCTTGGCGGCTGCTCCCTCAGCCCTGATCCTCAGCACAGCTTTCAGGATGAAGGAGTAAGAGAGGACAACAAGGACGAGGTCAGAGCCCAGAAGGGTCCAGCCGGCCACGAACTGGTAGAGCCGATTGAAGGTGATGTCATCACAGGAGAGCTTGGACACGGAGAGGTTAGTGCAGATGCAGTTCTGGATGACCTTCTCTGCACAGTATCTGAGTCGCGAAGAAAGGACGGGAACAGGAAGAAAAGGCCATTCCGGGCCACAACAAAGATGGCAGCTCTGGCAACAAACTGGTCAGTGATGATGGATGGGTACCTcagagggtggcagatggccacatagcggtcgtAGGCCATGACCATGAAGGTGCAGGACTCCATGGCAAGGAAGCAATTCATGATGAACATCTGGAGGAAGCAGGCAGAGAAGCTGACGGCCCTGAAGTCAAACCAGAAGATGGCCAGGACCTTGGGGATGACGGTGAGACAGAGCACCATgtccagcagggagaggaggctgagcaGGTAGTACATGGGCTGGTGCAGAGAGGCCTCCAGCCGGATGGTGACCAGGAGGGTGGCGTTGGCCCCCAtggccaggaggaagaggaggctgaggggcagggacAGCCAGTGCTGCCAGCTCTGGTAGTTAGGGAAGCAGATGAGGAGGAATTCGGAGACCGGAGCAGAGGAGTGGTTGCCGGGTGATGCCATGTAATGGACCTGATCACGCTGGAAATTCAGAGTCCTTAAAATGCAGGACAGAATGTGTCACCATGGGGAGTGTGCATTATAAACACAATAGAACTcgagtttccactgtgactctTAACTTGTCCCAACGAAATTTTCAATCACCAATATCATTAATCATCGGggagcaccaccaccaccactctgtGTACTAAGCATTGCGTTAACTGTGTATATTCATCATCTCATGTCAtccttttaaaaagagttaaCAATTGTTACCATTGTTACCCTATTTTCACAGATCATGAAAGGGTAGAGATAAAGGGAGCAGAATAGGTTGATCAAAATTAGAGATCCCAAATTTAATAGTGGTCAAAATTAGACAGCCAGAGCATAGTGAAGCCAAGACCGAGAACCAGGGACTCTGACTCTAGAGGCCCTGCTTCCACCCCTGCACACGATGCAGCCTCAGCAAGCACAGTGACTTCACCaagcgccccctcccccggccctcaGAGTTTAGAAGGGACCGCTGTGTAGAGACCCGTGCTCGGCTGACTCTAGAAAAGCCCAGCCCTCTGCTCTGTGCCACTGGACAGCGACTGACTTCACGAGCCTCTCTTTCCACTACTGAGGAAACATGAGATTAGAGGGGGAGCAGCCCCTGACCCCCAAGGACAACACTTTCTTCCAGCCCCAAAGAGGATTCCACTTTAAAGGCACAAGGTTTATCATTCCCTTCCTGGATTATTTGCTCTTGTTTCTCCTGGTGACGCCTCAAGGGCTTTCTTTGGTTTGAGTCCTTTAGAAAGAATTGAGAATTTCCTCTTCGGTGACAGAGGCCGTCGATACTGTGGATACACCAGGGGTTCATCAAAGGTACAATAGAAGCTAGCTAGGGAGTGAGTTTTAGGCATGTAAGCTTCCGTGGGAATCCATTTACCTGTTCTGTTAAATTAGCCATGATTCCTAGTGGCCAGGATCTAATTATTCCAGCACATGGAATCTGTGCTCTGTAATCTCATGTGCTGTGATTCTGGTTGTTTCCTGTGTTGGGTACTGTCTTATTTCCCTGACTCCTGAACAGAGAGCAGAATGCTCTAGTAGCAGGAAGGTTGACAGCCACGGCTGCAACCGCCAAAGAGCCGGAAGAGCCAGGGGGTcatggggtggcggggggagggatAGAGGGGACCAGGAGGCCTGTAGCCAGTAGGGTTGGGGTTGCTAATGCTGCTCACCTGTCCCATCCAACCAGGGAGGGTGAAGTGTGGGCAAGGGGGTGTCAGACTCTGGCTCCAGGAAGATGAGAAGTGAGACTTCCACTGAGAATGTCCCCGACTTTCCAAACACAGGTTCtagcacacacatgcacgcgcacacacagtCTACCCACTATAAGGCTTGAAGACAAACCAAGGATTCAAGCAGGGCATCAGGTAGCAGCTTGTCCTCTATCCCATTTGCAATTAAGAAAATTACCCCATGTGAATCAGAGAAATAAGAAGGATGACAAACATACCCCCTTTTCTGAAAAGGCTTTTCCTTTCCAACAACCTCAAGTTCTGGATCCTCAGAGCAACCTGACCCGtttgaacaaaatgagaaaatagccAGTGCCTGCTCAGCACCTGGTTCTAATGTTAGGCATAAAACGTGCAACCCGGATTAAGCAAAAATGGCCATCTTCTGGGAACTTGCTTAAGAGAGGAGAACTGACTTACCTCATAATATGGTACAGTGGTGGCTCTAATAAAGACGAGCTTACAAACAGTGGGAAAGAGACAAAACTCTATGAATGAAATGATGAACCATGCTCGAAAACTTGGCCGTAGGTGGACATGAACTCCACGTCTGGCTCTTATACTCCTTGCATGACCTTGTATGACAGCTGTTTAACCGCTGTGGTACCCAGATTTCTCATACATGAAATAGATACATGATATTTAGCTTCGGGTGATGCTGAGGGGATGGAAAGGGGTTTTCATTTCCTGAGATCCTGTTAACACAAGGGACGTGACACGCTTCAGAGCATCAGAGAAGGACACAAAAGAGGTAAGGTTCAcctgggggcagtgggagggttAGCTTTGCAGGCAATGGCGAGAGAAGGAAGGTCCGCCTACGCGGATGTGCGGTCCTGCCTGAGGATGAGGTGTTAGGGGTTGGTGGATGCTGCGTTCTCTGCGGGGAGGAGTTAGGAGACAGGAGTGTCAGGGGACAGTGGGTAAAGGCCTGCGGGAGCGTATGCAGCTGGGCAAGGTGTTTGCTGTGCACTGCAAGGAATCAGAAAAATTGACACTGGAAAGGGTGATGCTCCAGATGGGACAGAGGAGAAGCCCACAGACGGTGGGCTGGCCTTTTAGACAGTCCCCAGGGGTCCAGAGGAAGGGAACCAAGATCTGAGCCCAGGCTGTGCACGTGCTGCAGACTCCTGGACCCCGACATATGAGAGGAATATACTTCTGCTCTGTTTTGGAGCCGCTTTAAATCCCTTAATCACCGGG from the Sus scrofa isolate TJ Tabasco breed Duroc chromosome 9, Sscrofa11.1, whole genome shotgun sequence genome contains:
- the LOC100520579 gene encoding olfactory receptor 56A4-like, yielding MASPGNHSSAPVSEFLLICFPNYQSWQHWLSLPLSLLFLLAMGANATLLVTIRLEASLHQPMYYLLSLLSLLDMVLCLTVIPKVLAIFWFDLRAISFFACFLQMFIMNSFLTMESCTFMVMAYDRYVAICHPLRYPSIITDQFVARAAIFVVARNGLFSLPVPVLSSRLRYCAEKVIQNCICTNLSVSKLSCDDITFNRLYQFVAGWTLLGSDLVLVVLSYSFILKAVLRLRAEGAATKALSTCGSHLILILFFSTVLLVLVITNLARRRIPPDVPILLNILHHLIPPALNPIVYGVRTKEVKQGIQKLLSRF